One Cryptomeria japonica chromosome 9, Sugi_1.0, whole genome shotgun sequence genomic window carries:
- the LOC131063689 gene encoding glycerophosphodiester phosphodiesterase GDPD1, chloroplastic — MALKALHVSDVPVTEPGGISYNTDSTVTLINQLLDGPGKQIDGSVWKPSSEFVVVGHRGSGMNKVLSSDKRMQAIMENTITSFNEAARNGVRFVEFDVQVTRDDRAVIFHDDLIVTKENEIIVEKHINELTLEEFLSYGLQTNGHTAEKPLLRKTPDGRFLEWKVLVDDSLCTLKEAFDKVDRSLGFNIELKFNDEIDYSEDQLRHDLEVIIEDVRENARGRQVFFSSFHPDAALLTRKMQNMYPVLFLTDGGVETYKDFRRNSLEAAVQVCILGGLQGIVSEVKAVLQNPGAVSKIKESNLCLLTYGQLNNVEETVYLEHLIGIDGVIVDFVPEIVQSVADFTGGSSDLNGPADLQDDGPQITSTDSLRPPSYSPPKFSAHELSFILKLIPQLIRN; from the exons ATGGCGCTTAAAGCTt TGCATGTTTCAGATGTGCCTGTGACAGAGCCCGGTGGAATAAGCTATAATACTGATAGCACCGTCACATTGATTAACCAGTTGCTGGATG GTCCTGGAAAGCAGATTGATGGAAGCGTATGGAAACCTTCTTCTGAATTTGTGGTGGTAGGGCACCGTGGCAGTGGTATGAATAAAGTGCTGtcatctgataaacgaatgcaggCGATTATGGAAAACACTATAACGTCATTCAATGAAGCCGCTAGAAACGGTGTTAGATTTGTCGAGTTCGATGTACAG GTTACAAGAGATGACCGGGCAGTTATCTTTCACGATGATCTCATTGTTACAAAAGAAAAT GAAATCATTGTTGAAAAACATATTAATGAGCTGACTCTAGAAGAATTTTTGTCCTACGGTCTGCAAACAAACGGCCACACG GCTGAAAAGCCGTTGCTCAGAAAAACCCCCGACGGCAGGTTTCTCGAGTGGAAGGTGTTGGTGGACGATTCTCTTTGCACTCTCAAGGAGGCCTTCGACAAAGTAGATCGATCCCTCGGATTTAACATTGAATTGAAGTTTAATGATGAAATTGATTATTCTGAAGATCAACTGCGACACGATTTAGAAGTTATTATCGAG GATGTGCGCGAAAATGCCAGAGGAAGACAAGTATTTTTCTCCAGTTTTCATCCGGATGCGGCATTATTAACCCGCAAGATGCAAAATATGTATCCT GTTTTATTTCTAACAGACGGAGGGGTAGAAACTTACAAAGATTTTCGAAGGAATTCGCTTGAAGCCGCTGTGCAAGTTTGCATTCTAG GTGGGCTACAAGGAATTGTCTCAGAAGTAAAAGCTGTTCTTCAAAATCCTGGAGCAGTTTCAAAGATTAAGGAGTCAAATCTTTGCCTGCTGACATACGGCCAGCTAAA CAACGTGGAAGAGACCGTATACCTTGAACATCTCATTGGCATCGACGGAGTAATCGTGGATTTTGTCCCGGAAATTGTACAGTCAGTCGCTGATTTTACCGGCGGCAGCAGTGATTTAAATGGTCCTGCCGATCTGCAGGATGATGGCCCACAAATTACATCGACGGATTCCCTTAGACCACCATCGTATTCACCTCCAAAGTTTTCTGCCCATGAATTGTCTTTTATACTAAAGCTAATACCGCAGTTGATTAGAAATTGA